DNA sequence from the Corynebacterium yudongzhengii genome:
GACGACGAAGAGGTCGGCGACATCGCCGGCCTCCTCAAAGACTTAGGCAACCTGCGGGATAAGGGCGGCAGTGCGCAAGCGTCGAAGGAGGAGACGTCGGAACGCGCCCGTCGAGAAGCGCTGTCAACTTTCCGCTCCCGCCACGGCACGGCGCGCCACGCCCGGCCCGTGGCCGACGGCATGGTGCACCTGCCGTTCATCCCGCCCACCCCGCCGAGTAAGGCGCTGCGCGATCCGGAGGACGCGAAGAAGCCCGGCGTCCCGCTGCCGCAGCTGAATCCGGGCGATATCGTCGCCGAGCAGTACGAGATCCTCGGCGTGATCGGCCACGGCGGCATGGGCTGGATCTACCTCGCCTACGATCACTTCGTCTCCGGGCGGCTCGTGGTGCTCAAGGGGATGCAGTCGGAGTCCTCGAAGGACGAGACCGCCGCCGCCGGCGCCGAGCGCGAGTTCCTCGCCGGCATCACGCATCCCGGGATCGTGAAGATCTACAACTTCATTGACGACGAGCGCGTCCCCGGCGGCTTCATCGTCATGGAATACGTCGGCGGGCCCTCGTTGCGGGCGCGGCGTAACGCGCAAGAAGGCCACCTCTTGCCGATCGACATCGCCATCGGCTACATCCTCGAGGTCCTGCCAGCCCTCGATTACCTGCATTCGCGCGGCGTCGTCTACAACGATCTCAAGCCGGACAACATCATCGTCACCGAAGACCAAGTCAAACTCATCGACCTCGGGGCCGTCAGCGGGATCGGCGCGTTCGGCTATATCTACGGGACGAAGGGCTTCCAGGCGCCGGACGTCGCCACGCATGGCCCCTCCGTGGCCAGCGACATCTACACGATCGGGCGCACGCTCGCCGCCTTGACCATCGACCTGCCGCGCGAAGACGGAGTGTACAAGCCGGGGCTGCCGTCGCCGTCGCAGGAGCCGACGCTGCGTCGTTACCTGTCGTTCTACCGGCTGCTGCAGCGCGCCACCCACCCGGATCCCGAGCAGCGCTTCCGCTCCATCGAGGAGCTCTCCACCCAGCTCTACGGGGTGTTGCGCGAGGTCATCGCGCTGCGCGACGGCGACTATCACCCCGCCCAGCACTCGCTGTTCTCGCCGCAACGTACGACCTTCGGCACCAAACACCTCGTCTTCCGCACCGACCAGCTCATCGACGGCATCGACCGCACCATCACGATCACCTCCGACGAGGTCGTCGACGCCATCCCCACCCCACTCCTCGACCGCTCCGACGTCGGCGCCCCCATGCTCTCCGGCTTCTCCTACACCGAACCCCAGGAAGCCCTGGAAACCCTCCGCCAGGCCATGCGCACCGAGGAATACGAAAAATCCGCCGAAATCCCCCTCGGCGTGGTGCGCGCGATGCTGGAGCTCGGGCTGACGTCGCAGGCCCGCAAGTGGCTCGGCACGCTCTCGGAGAAGCTGGGCACGGACTGGCGTTACCAGTGGTACTCCGGCGTGACCTCGTTGCTTCTCGACGACCTCGCCTCCGCCCAACGCCACTTCAACGAAGTGCTCTCCATCCTGCCCGGCGAACCAGCCCCGAAGCTCGCCCTAGCGGCGGTCGACGAGCTCATGCTCCAAGCCACCGACTCCCACCACACCGGACTACTGCCCGAAAAACTCGCCCGCGTGGTCGCCGGCCTAGGCGGCAACCTCTCCAACCTCGACAACGAGTTCTTCGCCGAGTTCGAAGCCCACTACCCCGACGAAGACATCTGGTCCCACGTCACCACCGAACCCGAACTCTTGCGCTTCCACGCCATGCGCCTCTACGGCATGGTCTGGGCCACCAACCCCACCACGGTCTCCAGCGCCTTCGGGCTCTCCCGCCAGCTCATCGCCGAATCACTCACCGAACTCGCCGTCCAAGCGCTCGACCGCGTCCCCCAGTCCTCCCGGCACCACCGGATGGCCAAACTCACGACGATCCTCGAACTCGTCTCCACCAGCCTCACCGAATCCCGCATCCGCCGCGCCGCCCGCCGACTCGACGAGATCCCCACCAACGAGCCCCGCTACCTACAGAT
Encoded proteins:
- a CDS encoding serine/threonine protein kinase, with product MSEESTGTEAVEYDPYAADDDSYEDGESGGTEAVQYNPFADEAEDPTGAVDHAADPGTEAVAFDPFADDDDEEELDDEEVGDIAGLLKDLGNLRDKGGSAQASKEETSERARREALSTFRSRHGTARHARPVADGMVHLPFIPPTPPSKALRDPEDAKKPGVPLPQLNPGDIVAEQYEILGVIGHGGMGWIYLAYDHFVSGRLVVLKGMQSESSKDETAAAGAEREFLAGITHPGIVKIYNFIDDERVPGGFIVMEYVGGPSLRARRNAQEGHLLPIDIAIGYILEVLPALDYLHSRGVVYNDLKPDNIIVTEDQVKLIDLGAVSGIGAFGYIYGTKGFQAPDVATHGPSVASDIYTIGRTLAALTIDLPREDGVYKPGLPSPSQEPTLRRYLSFYRLLQRATHPDPEQRFRSIEELSTQLYGVLREVIALRDGDYHPAQHSLFSPQRTTFGTKHLVFRTDQLIDGIDRTITITSDEVVDAIPTPLLDRSDVGAPMLSGFSYTEPQEALETLRQAMRTEEYEKSAEIPLGVVRAMLELGLTSQARKWLGTLSEKLGTDWRYQWYSGVTSLLLDDLASAQRHFNEVLSILPGEPAPKLALAAVDELMLQATDSHHTGLLPEKLARVVAGLGGNLSNLDNEFFAEFEAHYPDEDIWSHVTTEPELLRFHAMRLYGMVWATNPTTVSSAFGLSRQLIAESLTELAVQALDRVPQSSRHHRMAKLTTILELVSTSLTESRIRRAARRLDEIPTNEPRYLQIKIAVMSAGLEFLQSAGVESAASKNNLFEYPFTQTGLRQGLSDTLRMQARIAPSARHRYALVDMANRVRPRTWF